The region ATCGCCCAAGGCTGCGATGTGAAAAACGCATGGGGTGGTTATGTCTGGGATAGAGACCTCTATCTCTGGGACTTGAAGTAATCGCTGTTATACTTATCTAAAGCCTCGGAACTTTTTCCGAGGCTTTTTTTTTTCGCTTTTGCTCTAATCCTGAAAAACCGCTATATAATCTTCGTATCCGTTAGAACGCCCAAAGGCAAATTTGTGGTGGAGGTATATACGATGTCAGTAAAGCATAGAGGTTTCACTCTCATAGAACTTCTCGTCGTCATCGCAATAATCGAAATTCTTGCAGCCACACTTTTCCCAGTCTTCCAAGAAGCCAAAGAGACTGCAAAACGAACCAAATGCCTCAACAATTTCAGTCAGACGAGCAAAGCAATCCAAGAGTATGCGCAAGACTGGGATGAGAAAACGGTGCTCACCAATTATCTTCCTTGTACCACTGCTTGGTGCAAACCGGATACAAATTTAGGCCCAAATAAAAGTTGGCCACAACTTACAATGCCTTATATTACAACTTGGGAAGTCCTTCGATGTCCTGCAGACCCCAATGCAACCAACGAGGGACTTTCTTTCATCCCTGCAAGTGGTGAGGTGGCAATCACGCAACAGGAAATTCAATTTTCATGGGCTACACGCACGAATCATGGTTACAACTCTCAATACTTCTGCCCAATGGTGTTTTGGAAACATGGCAAACCTGGTCCAGCACCAATTTCTTTATCTCAGATAAAAGTTCCCGGGGATTGCCTTCTTTTTCTCGAAAGTATTTGGGACAGAATTTCTAATGGGTATCCGAGCGGTGGCGGAAGATGGGCAGTAGATCCTCCCTGCCGTTATTTCAAAAACCCTTCCTCCGGACAAACCAAAGACACCTTCCCGATACCTCCGGGTGAAATTGATACACTCTTTCAGTGGGGATGTAAGCCAACCTCAGATTGCGCTTGGAATATATTTTGTGGCGTTTTCGTTTTTCACCAAGGAGAAATCATATGGAGCCCTTGTAGTGATAAAACGCAGCATACTTGGAAACATAGAAACTACGGTCTTGTTATCGTCTCTTTTGCAGATGGACATAACAGGTTACTTAGAATGGACCAAATTCTATATGGTTGTGACTTTAAACCCGGATGGACCGGATATATCTGGGATAGAGATTCGTATCTTTGGGACTTGCAATGACAAGGGTTTTCGAACATGCATGTCAAAAATTCCGTGTGTCTCGTTTTTTGATTGATGTAGATAAAAAACTGATGTAGATAAAAAACTCATGTTGAGGAGTAAAAGATGATAAAAAAACACGAGGGTTTCACCCTCATAGAACTTCTCGTCGTCATCGCGATCATCGCGATTCTTGCAGCCATTCTCTTTCCTGTCTTCCAAGAAGCCAAAGAAGCTGCAAAGCGAACTAAATGTCTCAGCAACTTCAACCAAACGAACAAAGCTATCCAAGAATATACAAGTGACTACGATGAAAAGCCGGTTCTGAAAAACTGGCTTCCGTGCACTTCCTCTTGGTGCTGCGCAAACACACCTATAGGACCGAATAGGAGTTGGCCTCAACTCGTGATGCCCTATGTTACGAATTGGGAAGTTATTCGCTGTCCTGCCGACCCCGATGCAACGGACCAAGGACTTTCCATCTATCCGGGTTGCGGTAACGCCGGCAAAACGACATACGGCAATAAAGAGGAAACTCAATTCGCCTGGGCAACGCGCACGAATCATGGATATAACTCACAGTACTTTTCACCGATGGTGATTTGGGCAGATGGCAAGCAAGGCTCTGCACCTATATCCTTCTCCCAAGTCGAGGCTGCAGGAGACTGCATCATGACCCTCGACAGCATTTGGGATAGAACCTCGAAGGGATATCCGAGCGGTGGCGGAAACTGGGCTTTAGACCCGCCTTGTCGTTACTTCAAAGACCCAGCATCCGGAGCAACCAAAGACACCTTCCCGCTTCCTGGCGGCATCAGTGGCTTTTATTGGTTCGGCGGTTGGAATCCGACCGCAGACTGCGCTTGGAACATCTTCGGTGGTGTTTTCGTGTTCCATCAAGGGAAAATCATGTGGACGCCATGTAGCAACAGCACCGACCACACCTGGAGACATCGCAACTACGGCTCGGTCATCGTATCCTTTGCGGATAGTCACAACAAACTTCTCCGCATAGACCAAATCGCCCAAGGCTGTGATGTGAAAAACGCATGGGGTGGTTTTATTTGGGATAGAGATCTCTATCTTTGGGACTTGAAGTAGCAGACATCCATTTCGCTAAATCCAAAGCCTGTGCTCATCGCACAGGCTTTTTTTCTGCCTGAAATGGTGAGACGCGAAAAACTGGCACGTTAAAAAACGTAAGAAAATACGAAAACGGACGATTTACAAAATTCTACAAAAACCAACGAACTTCTAAGAGCATATAGGCGGTCTCATGATAGTAACTTACGCAAGTCTTCCCCTTGTGAAAAATCCATCTAAAGGCAGGTTAAATCGAATGCAGAAAAAGAAACAGGGTTTCACCCTTATCGAACTCCTGGTAGTCATCGCAATCATTGCAATTTTGGCTGCCATCCTCTTTCCGGTCTTCCAAGAAGCAAAGGAAGCGGCAAGAAGGACCAAATGTCTAAGCAACTTCAACCAAACGAACAAAGCTATCCAGCAATATGTCAGCGACTGGGATGAAAAAGCCGTTTTAGCGAACTACATCCCTTGTGTAGGTGACAACTGTAAACCTAATACGAGTTTAGGTCCTAACCGCAGTTGGCCTCAACTCGTTATGCCCTACACGACCAACTGGGAAGTTTTCCGTTGCCCGTCAGACCCGGACGCTACGAATGAAGGTCTCTCCATTCTTCCGACTGGTACAAAGGCAGTTACCAAAGAAGAAATCCAGTTTTCATGGGCGACCCGAACGAACCACGGCTACAATTCCCAATACTTCTCACCAATGGTCTTTTGGTCCGATGGAACCCAAGGCGCAGCCCCGATTTCCATATCGCAAGTCGAAGCCGCCGGTGACTGCATCATAACACTAGACAGTGTTTGGAATCGCCTCAAGAATGGATATCCCACAGGTGGTGGCAGATGGACAGTCGACCCGCCATGCCGCTACTTCAAAGACCCTGCATCCGGAGCTACTAAAGATACTTTTCCGCTTCCAGGAGGGATTAGTTCCTTTTTCTCACAGGGAGGTTGGAATCCATCACAAGACTGTGCCGGCAACATTTTCGGCGGAGTCTTCTCCTTCCATCAAGGAAAAATCATGTGGACACCCTGCAGCAACTCGACCGACCACACGTGGCGAAACCGAAACAACGGCAGCGTCGTGCTGACATACGCGGATAGCCATACCCGGATTCTGCGTATTGACCAAATCGCTCAAGGTTGCGACGTAAAAGACGCATGGGCTGGTTTTGCATTCGATAGAGAACTTTATCAGTGGGACTTGAAGTAAGATAGAGAAACCTATGAAAGGCGATAGGACAAACCCGCTCATCATTGTTCTCATTGTCGTTCTTGTCGTTGCTGCTGCCGTTTTGATTTGGCGATACGTCGGAGGAGGCGGTGGAGGCGAAGTCACTGTCGAAACGCCGAAACCTCCTCCCGATTTGGGACAAGTAGATCCGAATACTGCGCCAGGTCCAAAACCAGTAGACCTAAGATAAGTTCACGCGAATTAAAAGGGGCACCTAATAAGTGCCCCACCTAAATTCGGATTTTTAGAGCTGTCGGACTTGTTGGACGTCGGACAGGTAGCAGTGTTCTATTTTTACACTGCTACCTGAACTGGCTCGAACGTAAATTCGCCTTCACGGTAATCTACAACGACCGTATCTCCGTCTTTCACGCGTCCTTCTAATAACGCTTTGGAAAGACCATTGAGAATGTGCGTTTGTATTGCACGTTTCAATGGACGCGCTCCGAATGCTGGGTCGTAGCCGATAAGCGCTAATTGCGATTTCGCTTCTTGAGTCAACTCTATGCGAATCTTCCTGTCCTCGAGACGCTTCGATAAATTGCGAAGTTGAATGTCTACGATTTCTTTGATTTCTTTCGGAGTGAGAGGATTGAAAACGATGATTTCATCGATGCGGTTGAGAAACTCCGGTCGGAAAAACTCTCTTACATATTCGAGGATTCTTCTTTTTACTTCGGGGTCGTTCGATAAGGGTATGTCGCCGTATTCATGCGAACCTAAATTGCTCGTCATGATAATCACGCAGTTTCGGAAATCTACGGTGTGTCCTTGACCGTCCGTCAGGCGACCGTCATCGAGAACTTGCAATAACACATTGAAGACTTCGCTGTGCGCTTTCTCGATTTCGTCGAGCAGTACAACCGAATACGGCTTCCTTCTTACGGCTTCGGTCAATTGCCCTCCCTCTTCATAACCTACATAACCGGGGGGGGCTCCAATCAAACGCGCTACCGTGTGTTTTTCTTGGTATTCGCTCATGTCTAAACGAATCATGTTCCGCTCATCATCGAACAAAAATTCCGCAAGAGCACGAGCCAACTCCGTCTTTCCGACACCGGTAGGACCCAAGAAGAGAAACGAACCAATAGGACGGTTCGGGTCTGCAATGCCTGAACGAGAACGTCGAATTGCATCGCTGACGACCTGAATCGCGTGGTCTTGCCCCACCACTCTTTCCTTCAAACGCTGTTCCATGAAAAGAAGTTTTTCCTTCTCGCTTTCTATCAACTTCGACACGGGGATTCCCGTCCATTTCGAAACGACTTCAGCGATGTCTTCTTCGTCCACTTCTTCCTTGAGCATTTTCAAATCC is a window of Fimbriimonadales bacterium DNA encoding:
- a CDS encoding type II secretion system protein; amino-acid sequence: MSVKHRGFTLIELLVVIAIIEILAATLFPVFQEAKETAKRTKCLNNFSQTSKAIQEYAQDWDEKTVLTNYLPCTTAWCKPDTNLGPNKSWPQLTMPYITTWEVLRCPADPNATNEGLSFIPASGEVAITQQEIQFSWATRTNHGYNSQYFCPMVFWKHGKPGPAPISLSQIKVPGDCLLFLESIWDRISNGYPSGGGRWAVDPPCRYFKNPSSGQTKDTFPIPPGEIDTLFQWGCKPTSDCAWNIFCGVFVFHQGEIIWSPCSDKTQHTWKHRNYGLVIVSFADGHNRLLRMDQILYGCDFKPGWTGYIWDRDSYLWDLQ
- a CDS encoding prepilin-type N-terminal cleavage/methylation domain-containing protein, which translates into the protein MIKKHEGFTLIELLVVIAIIAILAAILFPVFQEAKEAAKRTKCLSNFNQTNKAIQEYTSDYDEKPVLKNWLPCTSSWCCANTPIGPNRSWPQLVMPYVTNWEVIRCPADPDATDQGLSIYPGCGNAGKTTYGNKEETQFAWATRTNHGYNSQYFSPMVIWADGKQGSAPISFSQVEAAGDCIMTLDSIWDRTSKGYPSGGGNWALDPPCRYFKDPASGATKDTFPLPGGISGFYWFGGWNPTADCAWNIFGGVFVFHQGKIMWTPCSNSTDHTWRHRNYGSVIVSFADSHNKLLRIDQIAQGCDVKNAWGGFIWDRDLYLWDLK
- a CDS encoding prepilin-type N-terminal cleavage/methylation domain-containing protein translates to MQKKKQGFTLIELLVVIAIIAILAAILFPVFQEAKEAARRTKCLSNFNQTNKAIQQYVSDWDEKAVLANYIPCVGDNCKPNTSLGPNRSWPQLVMPYTTNWEVFRCPSDPDATNEGLSILPTGTKAVTKEEIQFSWATRTNHGYNSQYFSPMVFWSDGTQGAAPISISQVEAAGDCIITLDSVWNRLKNGYPTGGGRWTVDPPCRYFKDPASGATKDTFPLPGGISSFFSQGGWNPSQDCAGNIFGGVFSFHQGKIMWTPCSNSTDHTWRNRNNGSVVLTYADSHTRILRIDQIAQGCDVKDAWAGFAFDRELYQWDLK